A stretch of the bacterium genome encodes the following:
- a CDS encoding NAD(P)/FAD-dependent oxidoreductase, translating into MNLSPCDVIVIGAGASGLMCAATAGARGRSVLVLDHGAQAGAKIRISGGGRCNFTNREVSAGNYRSANPDFCRSALARFTPRDVLALLERHGVRWEEREQGQLFCLGSARQVVDLLLAECDRGGARLELECRVGAVRAGTGGFVVETARGAVRCASLVVATGGLSYPKLGASDFGLNLARQFGLGVVQPGPALVPFVLAAGDREACRALAGVSLEASIGCGGRDFAGRVLFTHRGLSGPAALQASLFWHPGEPLAIDLAPGKDVLELLLSRRASRAEPKSVLGEMLPRRLAALRCEQLGATRPLNQLGERQLRALAEGVRAWIVVPAETEGYATAEVTAGGVDTAELSSKTMEARRVPGLYFVGEVVDVTGALGGYNLHWAWASGMTAGTFA; encoded by the coding sequence ATGAATCTGTCCCCTTGTGACGTCATCGTCATTGGCGCCGGGGCCTCCGGGCTCATGTGCGCGGCGACCGCGGGGGCGCGGGGACGCTCGGTGCTCGTGCTCGACCACGGGGCCCAGGCCGGCGCCAAGATCCGCATCTCCGGCGGCGGACGCTGCAACTTCACGAACCGCGAGGTCTCGGCCGGCAACTACCGTTCCGCCAACCCCGACTTCTGCCGCTCTGCACTGGCGCGCTTCACGCCGCGGGACGTGCTGGCGCTGCTCGAGCGCCACGGGGTGCGCTGGGAGGAGCGCGAGCAGGGGCAGCTCTTCTGCCTCGGCAGCGCGCGGCAGGTCGTGGACCTGCTCCTGGCCGAGTGCGACCGGGGGGGCGCGCGCCTCGAGCTGGAGTGCCGCGTCGGCGCCGTGCGCGCGGGCACCGGCGGATTCGTCGTCGAGACCGCCCGCGGCGCGGTCCGCTGCGCCTCGCTCGTGGTCGCCACCGGCGGCCTCTCCTACCCGAAGCTCGGCGCGAGCGACTTCGGCCTGAATCTGGCGCGACAGTTCGGGCTCGGCGTCGTGCAGCCGGGCCCGGCCCTCGTCCCGTTCGTGCTCGCCGCGGGCGACCGCGAGGCGTGCCGGGCGCTCGCCGGAGTCTCGCTCGAGGCGTCGATCGGCTGCGGCGGCCGCGACTTCGCCGGCAGGGTCCTCTTCACCCACCGCGGCCTGAGCGGGCCCGCCGCGCTCCAGGCCTCGCTGTTCTGGCACCCCGGGGAGCCGCTGGCCATCGACCTGGCCCCCGGGAAGGACGTCCTCGAGCTGCTGCTGTCGCGGCGCGCCAGCCGGGCGGAGCCGAAGTCGGTGCTCGGGGAGATGCTGCCGCGGCGCCTCGCGGCGCTGCGCTGCGAGCAGCTCGGCGCGACGCGGCCGCTGAACCAGCTCGGGGAGCGGCAGCTGCGGGCGCTCGCCGAGGGGGTGCGGGCCTGGATCGTCGTCCCCGCGGAGACCGAAGGGTATGCGACCGCGGAGGTGACGGCCGGCGGGGTCGATACGGCGGAGCTGTCGTCGAAGACGATGGAGGCGCGGCGCGTGCCGGGGCTGTACTTCGTCGGCGAGGTCGTCGACGTCACCGGCGCCCTCGGGGGCTACAATCTGCACTGGGCCTGGGCGTCGGGGATGACAGCGGGGACGTTCGCGTAA